The Anopheles gambiae chromosome 2, idAnoGambNW_F1_1, whole genome shotgun sequence genomic sequence GCGTGCACACCTAACAGCgatgcaccaccaccggtcatgctgtgtgtgtgatgggaaAAGTTGCTCCTGCTGCCTGCTAGTCCTGGCGACATTGCGGTTCTCGCGTTTTTCACCATTCAAAGCGGCTGGGAGCGTGTGAGAGCGCGTCCCGGTCCAAATCAAGGATCTTCGGatgttattttcattattcCGCACTCGCTTAGACAATGAACCGACGACGAGTCGTTTATtagtgtgcagcagcagcagcagcagtcaccGGCAGCGCAAAGTGTACTGTTGTTAAGCTTTTATGCGCGTTCCTTTACCGAAGCCAGAATCCCGAGAGGACACAACTTTAGTTGAAATTGTCATTTCGGGTGGAAGTTTTTGGGCCCGGGAAAACTATTTTCTGCCCAAAGTTCTTGCCCCGATACCGCACCGGCGACACAGTAGCGCAGCCGGCAAAGGTGGCCCTTGCTTGCTCTAGCAAAAGTTGAAACAAGTGCACCAGCGGGCTCCACGGGAAGGCTTTGTGTGTAGATGGTTCGGTACATCGGCAGCACCGGGAGCAAGAAATGAAGTTTATTAGTAGCATTTTGTGCCAGCGACTCTTCGTCTAACTCTCCGCACAAGGCGCTTGCACAAGTGGCGAACCCCCGGGCGGGCCAGTAAGACACCATTTTCCACGGCTATGGAAAACAAATGATAAACTTGGCCAACCGCCAGTCCCGTTTCCCCGCCACACCACGTCGCCGCAGTGTGGCCCAACTGACGTGGCAAACATGATGCCGCCTGCTCCGACGACACAAAAGGTGCAGCAATTATtctgttaatttaatttccaaaGAAATCACAACAACGGGGCCCGctgcttttgtgtgtctaGTGTGCTGGAGTGGGTAGAAAGCCTGCAGAGAGCGAGGAGAGGGTGTACGATAGCCAGCCCGAACACAGTGGTGGGAGATCGCAGCATCTCCCACATAGCATCTCCTTCCCCAGTGTTACGTTGGGGCAGAACCCGGCGGGGGGGTCATCATAATATTTTATCTCCCTAGCCACCTCCATTTCCCCACGCCAGCCGCCCGGAAAGGGAGGAGTCATTGAAAATTGTTAATTTAAACTTTAAAACTCTCGTCGGGCCGTCTTCAAACTACCGGTGCTGGATGTCGAAACAAAGGAAAGGGGTGGCGCCTAATCGTGTGGCGGAAGAAGACCCCTTTCTCATTCTCGGCAAAGCAACATGATGGAAAGGGCGCGCACACAGTCAGTGCTGCCCACATAGATGAGAGAGAGTACCCGAAACGTCGCCGGTGGTGATTTTTGATCGCCGCGACCGCCGCGGGAATGGTAAATAAATttggaaattattaaaatgaaaccaaTACTCCTGCTGCTCCTTCGCTCTGGGCGGCTGGGCGCGGGAAGAAAGTTTTGTCACAGAGGGTTggtgtttatttcttttttgcttgccAACTACGTGAGGAACAATAACAATCGCCCTTGGTGGTCATCATCATATACAATACCCGGCGATGGAAAGTTTCGTTGCATCATAATCAACCGTTTgtcggtggcagcagcagcaccggcagcaaaacaacacttAGCAGCCTGTGAGAGGGCCAGCTATAAATGTTGCATGCAAACCCCCATTTCACTTGGAGAGTGGAGcacttttttgaaaaattgcgTTTGAATGCGGAATTGTGAGTAAAATAGTTGGCGCTCACGgatgtggattttttttatttttctgggTTACACTAGTAGCTGTCGGTTTCAGTCGACtctctttatttttgtttcgttatgCTGCTGGCCTCGTACACGAAAGCGCAACAAACTCCTTTTGTCATTCTCGCGGTCGCTTGTGACCGACCGCATTATTAGTTACCGGTGCCCGGTGGCGAGCGCGAATGAATAATATGAATAAGTTTCGGTGTAGTTGCAACGCAAAGTTTCAGTGCTTTTGTTCTGCATAAGTTTCCATTCTATCTAGCTTTGGCGcttcactttctctctttctttttcgttgCATGTTGACGAGTTTTGGTTACCATCATTTCACAATTCTTCCCTTTTGCTCGACATGCTTTATGAACCGTAGAGCCGTTtacatgtttacatttttgtggtGTACGTATGCCCATTGTGCTCgtcacttttttgttggttgttttaaaatgttttattcaaGAAACTGTGGCAGATAGTTTCGTTCCACTTTCTCAAACCATTTTTgggaatttgttttaatttaatctttACAGCTTGAAATGAAGCTAAACACTAGAATTGCCAGTTTCGAAACGGCCAATgatgtttatatttatttttcatttctatgTTCTATGAAACGTTAGATCTTTTAACGTTTGCAGCgaagaaataattaaatgaCGTTTGTATAACCATGCAGTTAACCATGGATTAGGTTGGATTTTATTAGAAATATGTTCAAGTGCACACTCAACTCTCAGGGAACATAACATCTAAACTAGATTCATACATTTGATGTTAAGGAGACTCTAGAATTTATCTCCGTCAGTTAGCTATGCCTAAAGGAGAGCTTAATATTGTAATACCGGAGGCAACATTAAAATCACTACCAATAAACATTCATTtcaagtcgtacgagttgacgactgcacCATGAATCCGGTCATACTTAAAAATACCCTaacataaaatgaaataacgTACGGCACAATATAAATGGTACGCAATTGAATTTGGGACAATAAATCTATACGTTGGTCGATGAAAGGAGGGTATACACTTAGGAttctaaatttaaataaaatttggcaggccaagaccgcaaagcggttgtagtgcagcataagtaagtaagtaaatttTCTAATAGTCGTAActgtgaaaaatgttgatgTATTGAAAACTTTAAAGACAAATTAAAAGAATGTCGAGAGAGAACGAGGAACTATTCAGTGAAATAGTCCAAAAGGTCAAAATTGAAGGAACAATAAAGGAATTTAAATGTATATTGGAATAAAAACAGAATTaggtaattttattttattttattttattttattttttgaaaacaaTGGTTTTGTATTAGTTATTGCAAAAGCTTTAACAAATGTTGTTGTAAAACTGATCGAAACCCTAACCCTACACATAGCCTCTCGAGAGGAACCTTCAGAAGATAATAAACTAatatagtttttgttttcgatatTCTTTCAGATTGCGTCGGACAAAATCGCCTACTCCACCAACACACCGTGCTGAACTGTATGTATCGCACACCTTCCATTACGTTTAGTTTTCCAACCGAACTTTTCCCTCCCCCACACCGTAGACACCTAATTGATTTACATGACATTACGGTAAAACCCCGGTAAAGCAACCAACCGCGTGTCAGGTCAAGCGTGCgctgattttaattttatttcattcgtCCCGTCTCATTCCATCCCGAATGGCGATAGACGATATTGTGGCACCGCTGGAACCGTTGATGAAGACGTTCCGACGAGAAAGGacgaaataaaatcaatacatTTTCTTCGCTCCTCTCATTACCATATCAATTAGGGGGTTCGCGGTTCGCTTGGTTAGTGGTAGTGTGTCGCTCGGTGGAAAATCTTGCATCCCAGGCGTGGCAACAGCGTTTGACATTCTCGCCCGAGAACGACACTGGAGGGCAAATCAGGGATTCCGTTCCGTGCCTTCGGAAACAATTCCCCGACAAAAAGGTCGTCCCGGAAGCTCAATTCTGGGTATCACGGGGTgcttgcgtgtatgtgtgtgaatatTCCAACGCTTTCATGTGCCTGGTAGGCGAATCCCGCGGCGTTTTTCTTCTcaatttggtttcagtttTCGGCCCAAGATCTTGTTGCTTTCCTGGCTGGCTAGAGAATTATTCGGCAGGGACGAAAAGAcaccgagggggggggggggagtggtcGTTTACACAGCATGCTTCCTTCCTTCAATGTCTGTAGCTGCGCTTCTCCCGAGCCAATGGCCGTGGTGTACTCTGTCTTGTCTGCATGGGTTCGGGTTTATTGCGGTGGTGTTGATTTTTAACACAAACTCAATATCTTTGGCTTTTTCCTTTGGAGGATAATGTTTCCCTTTTCCAGGAAAAAGGTAACTAATGGTAACTTTTCGTGGGCTCGCGGCGAAATAGATACCACCGCGCATTCCTCGGTCTGCCGCTGATAACGATCAGCGATTGTCGGGTGATGGTAATGACTAAACGGCACCTGGACAGACCCTCCCTCACGCAAGGAGCGAAGGAAACGGACGTAGCAAGACAATTTTCGATACAACCAAAATTGCATCAATTTTCCCTCGAAACGTGGAAAATTTGCCAGCAGAAGAGATGGAAGGTTTTAAGGAAAAACAGTATTAGGACGCACTCCTCGGACCTCAATATCCTACCCGGATTATGGACAATATTGCGATACATttttaccatcatcatcatataccatcatcatcatcatcgatcaTTTGAAGCACACTGGCAGGCTGAATGTTGTGTTGAAGACGGTTTTGTTGACCAAAAGTGTAGTGCTTCATTTtccagcgaaaaaaaaaatcctacacACACTCTTGTCCTAGCAACACCATTACTGGCGGAAGTTTGGAACGTGTGGCGTATTTTCAATCGCACGCTGTCTAGTGTTGAGGAAGCATACGTGCACATAAATGCCGTGCCCGGATAATGGTATCCTTCACGGTTCAATTTATGTCTCAACCATCCTGACAAGAGATTGCGGAAAAGCtcatttgctttcttttcccaGCAATTTCCCCCCCCTATTGTTTTCGTTAACATGTTGTGGCAGAAAAGTCACGCCATATACATACCGCGGCAGTTGATGAGCACATATTTGAAAGGATATCGAGATTGGTTGTGGAGTATCATGTCTGCCAAGCCGTCtgaatgagtgtgtgtttatctCTTGGAATGCTGTGCGTGGGTGTAAGTCGgacttttcgttttgtttcactttgtcatatttttcatttcaccgTCGCTCATCTATCGGCTTTGATGGATGgaaaatgatgatggtgatggtgcaatTTTCTCGTTCCTCACTTGCATATGCCGACAACGAATCATCCGCTGCGGGAGTGGCGAAAGCGGCGGGAGCAAATGCCGAACGTTTGCTTCATGATGTGCTTGCCAACGTAGAACCGAGAAAATGCAACCCCACCGATAGCATGGCGGCGGAGGCGGCACGGCTGACAATGTAGCGGGTCGCTTGTGGCCCCGGTGAAAAGGTATACGACACACCGCATGGTTGGAGCAAAAAACACGCGTACGGAATTTAATAACAATACATTATGCAAATATTTCTCCTGCAAGAGATGGTGACAAGCACGGGCTTCATGGTGTGGCCAGGTaagcatacaaacacacacacatggacatCGAGGTCAAACTGTGTCGAAGAAtcgaaagaagagaaagaatgaAGAATTTGTACCGAGAGTTGAAGTTGTGTGTACGTTTTTCAtattctgttctttttttaccgCTTTGGTTCGCTGTcgcattaaattaaaacattcctCGTACACACGGCGATAGCCTTTTTGTGTTTCCCTTCGTGCGGCaatgatttatgtaccttttGCCGGTGCTGTGACAAGTCATCGCTCATTGCAGGATCTTGACGTTGACTTCAAATGTGCCAGTGTGCTAAGGAGGAAGCGTGATGAAGCAACCGCTTAAGCGAAGGCAAAACGGGAAGCGAATCAACATTACCATTGGAATTATTACAATCTTTCCAGCGCGTACAAAAAATAGCGCAATCGATCGTGTCTTCGAATTTGGGTGTGAAGCTTTGTAACTTGCTCGAATAACTGCAAAGAGTGTTTCATTCCCTTTCGATTAATTAGCCTAACATCGTTAGGCGGTTCTTTTCCGATCGCTTTTCTATTCCACCTGGAAGCTGTTtggactagtgatgggtaaagttgacaaaagtccAGAGTCGACTCCGAGTTTGGAACCGACATCGGCAGGTAGGTCCCCACCCAGCATTATTTGAAGCCGTCcagagccgtccggagtcggagttatattgcgtcggagtcgtccggagttggagtcggggtcgtgcggagtcgtccggagttggagtcggtGTCGTCCGGGGTCGTCCCGAGCCGGAGTAGTCTTGATTCGGAATCGGCCGGATTCCAAGGATGCTGTCGCAAAGCATTGCTGTCGTGTTAGAAACAAAGGCCATCCTacgaagtgcacgcgcaaagcaaaagacgaaaaaactaaatgaaatgaaatgccgGTCCTATAATGACCAACTCTTGGCGACTCCTAGTTCAGTTTGATTCTGATTCTGTCCGACTCCGAAATACCGTAACTTCGGGCGGAGCTAATGGTTTAGATTTAACTGGAGTCCCAATCAGACTAATAATAACCGGAGTCgagtcggagtcgtgggtgcgcttcagagagcacatcacatCAGTTTGGACGCAAAATCCCCGACAGTCATGAAGTTTGCTGCATCGAAAACGCAAAAACTAAATTCGATTGGTGGCTGCATTAAACTTAGCCCAACTTCGACGCAGCGTTTCAGAAGTTCTTTCTTCAGGTTTAACCAATTCGCCTGCTGGAGGTAACCTTCCGGAAATTGCTGGCCGGTCATGGCAAACGGGACGGATCCGCTGCCAGAACCCAGCCAAGAACATGCGCCATCATCCACTTCAATCGACAACAATGAACCCCCCACAAAATCCAGGTGGGGGGCGGTTGGTCTGTCGGATCTGCACTGCTCCAGGGTGTCTTGATTGGGAAAGCAATCAAGTTGAATAATTGAATACAAGCATACAGGGGTGTACGCGACCCCCTatcaaagcacacacacacacacgtgcgcgtATCGCAATCTCCTATTTGCCGAACGAAGATCTCCCATAGAACGCGTACGAAGccttaccccccccccccccccctgctcgCTCCCTGACCAAGCAATAACCTTAGCGAATCGTGTGCGGACTTTGTCGATGAGAGACGTTCGTTGTGTCATTGTTGGCACGACTACTGTTGTTTGGTTTGCCCCTCCGGTGATGAGGTGAAATCGAATCGCTTAACTTGATTATCCCTGACGAGTCGTAACTACGCGGGCGCGAAATTGAGGAGCCACggtacaacaacaataacagaggcaaaaaaacccaaccaaTTGTACATGACACTGTATTAGTGTACCGTttttgatgtttgttgttgtgccggGTTTGTCGCCGAACGGCTGAAGCGACAATTCTGTCAAACGCACAGAGTCTCGCTGTGTTTTATTGACGGATGTACCGCTGGCAAATTCGTATCCTAACAAGCGTCTCCTACGCACACAGTAAAGCTACacagatagatagatagatgaACTTAACCACTTAACCCTACGCCGCGCTGCGCCACTCCAGGAAAACACCCACTCCAACTCTACAGAAGCGTGATGGCCAAAATCCAGGCACGGTGGTGCGAAACGCGCTCATACACGTCGGGTAGTCCGGTACCGCACGGGATGCTCCAGGACTGCACGCCGACCAACTCACCGTCCAGCACGAGCGGACCGCCGGCATCGCCGAGGCAGACGCCCTGGTTGGCCTGGTTGCTGGTGCAGATGGTACGGTCGGAGATTCGGCTACGGTACGGCTCCTCGAACTGCTCGGCACAGTCCTCGCTGCCGATGACGTCCGTGCGGATGAACTGCAGCCGGGTTGGGAGTTGATTGTTTGAAATCTGGAAAGCAAAGGGAGAGAGGAGGATCGAATTAGgacgtttgcgtgtgtgttatcCATGATGGAATGTATGAGAAGTGATTTGGTGAGTCGGGGTAGCCCAGGGATTTGTTGCAAGTGGACGCATACGGGCAGGTTGTGATGCCGGCCATCCGTAAGGACCCAGAATCATGCATCAAGCAATGGTGGGGGTGTAGGGGGCCCGCCCCAACCTTAACGCTAAGCCGCCCGGTTCAATCAATTAAACGTGCCCACTTCCCAGTAGTCCCAGTCCCAGACCGGAAGTTTTCCCGctgtgtcgtcgtcgtcgtggtcgtggtCGACCCATCTGACAACGGTCGGCTACCAACTGGCTTTTAGTTGGAGTGGAGATTAAAATGGTAAATTGAATCGACTTAAGTGTGCTTATAGACATATGCGACGCGCGCTATGTCTGGGGCCCGTGTTGCTGTAATACACCGGACGGTCGCCCAACCCCGGGCAAGTACGCGGGCGAGCTTTATTGGTTTCTGTCGGAGCTCTGAATCGTTCGTTGCTCCATAAGCAAACTTTGAAGTGTGTTTGCACACCTTTtagatattttttgttgtgttctttGCTTTTGCTCACACACAACTTCGTAGATGCTTATCCGAGCAGAATAGATGCAAGTGATACAAGAGTATCACAGGACTGTAAAATGCATTAAAGAATTGTTGGTTCGCTATCGTTTAGTTACTTGTGCGACACTCAACGTCTAGCTAGGCAGTATGCTTGTGGCAGATTGTGGCCCCATTATACTTCAGCTTTCTTCAACTATCCTTGCGGAGCTAAGACTATCCCGGCACTGCAATGACTGATATCCGGTAAGCTTATTTTCCGGATATACCCGCTTGCACCTGTTTCCGGTAGTGTGCCCTTATAACTGATAAACCGTGCACTCTTGTTCAAAACATGGAACAGCTTATTCACCACACCGGAAGGTGACAGAGAAATGTTCTGTACACTGTGTACCTATGTATACAAATTGTACCCTAGGTTCCCGAAACAGTATTTTTTCGGAAAAACTTATAGTGCTATTTTCTACAGCTCAACTTTTCAACGACGGGGTGTCTACCCAATTAGCGAATTCTTCAAAATCGCTGTCACAAACACTCACTGACACGTGTCGCTGGTCGAATTGTGTTACTCCAATGGCAAAACACTTACCGCGAATCGTCCCCACCCGGACACGGTCGCGTTGGTGGCCGTCTCGAAGAAGTCCGTTGCCAGCCGGATGGGCTGCAGCTCGTTGCCGGTGAACGCGAGCGATTCCGCCATCCGTACCAGCGCGATATCGTTCGCGTACGTCTGTGCGTTAAAGTCCGGATGAATGACGAACCGTTCCGCGGTTACGTTGCGCCCGCCGGTAAGCCGATCCGCGCTGCCAACAAACAGCTGCACATCCGAGAGGGCTTTTCCGGTGATGCAGGCAGCTGCCGTCAGTATCCAGCGCCGGTTCACGACGGTACCGCCACAGTACACCAGCCCCTCGTTGATGAGGGCCACCTGAAAGGGAAACTGTCCGTCGGCCGCATCCTCCCCGCCGGCAATCCGTGGGCTGACTGCTGAGGCGATGGACGATGAGTCGATTGATTATTCAAGCAAATTCTAACTCCTCTTCCCACTTGCTCTCCACGTGGGGTATCTCCTGGAAGTGTCCACTTACAGTTGGCTTGTTGGGGCAGAGCAGCCGCTACTGTGACAAAACCCAGCACAGCGGCTACCAGTCCCAGCACCGGCGCAATACTGTCGAACGTCTTCATGTCGAACGAGGGAGCAGTAGTTTCGGGTTTCCTTCCCGCTTTGGTTGGGTACGTTACGCACGAGAACTCTCACGGACGATCGAGTTGTCGTTCCGTTTTATAGCCTGCCCCACAGTGGTGTTGGGCCTCTCATATCTaatggtttcttttttgtgttttttttatttttgtttcccgACCTACATGCTCGGCCCCGGCCGATTGAAGAACGCTTATCACCCAGTGCACGATGGCGCGCATATCTCTGGCACCGAAATTTCAGCAATTCATAACTTGGCCAAGAGATTATCTCTTCCTGCCGCTCGGTGGGACACCTGGTGCGTAAAGTTTATTGCATCCGGGGGGTGGTTCGCAGTGGTTTGCTTCTGGCAAAATCCTTACCCCTAgcgcacacacgtacgcagCTGTTCATTTTCGTTCCGGGAGGATAAAGTGCGCCTTCCTCAGAGCGATAACTGCTAATAACTGGTCATCGAGAATGCGCTCCCTCACCACCCCTACGTGGAGGAGCGAGGAGCGAGAGATGGGCGATGAAATTGATTGAAGCCCTTTTCTGTGCAATACTGCTCTGCTGCATGCACACAGACAACTTACCAACACTTAGCATGGCGGTGGTAATAGCAGTTGGAGCATAACTCGGCACTGAAAAAGCATATCCTTAGCAGCATGGACCGGCTGTGGCACGGCAGTGTCTGAGATGCTATCGAAGATGAAACCGAACCAACCGATAACTCCTCTCCGAAACGACTTCTTGGTGCTCAGGTGTTCAAAATGGCAATGTCCATTTGAGATTCACTTAAGCCCGGGTGACTGCTGCAACAAATACCCCCTACGGTGCGCCGGTTATGATGATGCTTGTAAGAGCTCTCCGACTTTCTTGAACCCGGGACTTACGAAGCCGGAAGCCCATAAACAGCACGACGGTACCAAGGCGAAGTCGATCAAAGCCTCCTTCCCCAAGTGGTCGTATGGGTCAACTGTTCCTCTAAAATGAGATTGGTGGGGAGGGTGGGGTTGGGGAGAGTGAGTGACTAAGGAACTGAAGCGAGGGGGTTTTCGGGAACTGGCAgtgttgaaatatttaccAAACTCTCTAATCCCGATGTCGTAAATCGTGTGCCTCCCCCATCTTCCCGGGTTGGTTGCTACCTACCTATCAGTAGGTAGCACGGTTGGTTTCTAAGAGTCGGCCCCGCCAACTCGGTGGCAGGCCCAACAGCCCCGAGCATTAGTCTTGAAGGGtagttttcttatttttcgaCTCCGCttcgcatacacacatacacagctcCCACCCAGCCGCGTGAAACAGGTGGGAATGGGTTACATATTATTCAACCCCTTCATCTCTCGTCTTTCGATGAGACTTCTCGATATGATGGTACGGGACAACCGGAGACGACACGCGGTTTGTAGAGCTTACCCCCCTGTGCGGACGGGTGGGATAGTGATAGCATCTTTCGTTCGAAGTTTCCAAGAAGGTACCCCGTACGTCGTCGGGTAAGGTTGTGTCACGGTTGTGCGGGTTCGAGAGATAGCGAAAGACTTCTAACCGATTGCCAACTATTTCACCATCTGCGCCTTATTGCCGTTTAGACgaccaaacaaaaatacacacacacacatggagcAGAAATGGTCCGCTGTACACATTCAGCATTAGAAACTGTGCTATCTACTTGGGAGTCTTCTTGGTTGCTTGATAGGGGTTCGATGGGAACTAAGAAGAGCATGTCAATCGATTagggtttttggttgtttcaaTGTATCCTCGCTGCCTTCGGGACAGTTTTACATCTTTATTATTGGTCACGAATATGGCTCTGTGATCATTTTTTCACTGGTAGTCTTTGTCCTTCAGCAACTCATACCGAAATTCGATTGGGAGTCAATGAgtggtggatttttttttttcaggtgATATACTCCACCATGCGAACATTGACAGCTTCTTTCAATGCTCTGTTCCGCTCTGGAAACAGTTTACTTCTATGAGCCTGAAATTCAAAGCTCGCTCCTGGACACTCACTCCTGCCACTCAATACCAGTTTAGCTTGTCAATGACATTTGGTGCTTCACTCCGGATGCGGACGACTATTCATTTCCGCTTCCATTCCCAAAACTGTCTCCAACGGCGGTGTCCGGAAACGTCTGTGAAAATAGAAAATCGATTGCAAAGCATTGACCGGAGCACCACCGCTACGACCGGGACTGTGCGGCGGCCATTGCGTGGGCAACAAAACTTTAGATCCCATAAAGTAGGGCTCACCCGCTCCTAACAACGGCATCGCTCCTTTCATCGGGACACTTTTGCTGGGGGTGGTGAttcattctttcttttcatTGCCCGTCGCCCTATTTCGAGAAGCATCCAGAGATGGCAAACTTCTGTGCGACGCGCGCGCGTTTATCGCACGCTGTGTGACACCTAGCGACGCTACGTGTTACGTTGCTGCACTGCGGGTTTGGGTGCGCGCGCGAAGCCCAATAAGCTGATAAGCGATCGAATTTATTGATTGGCTTTTTCGATTAGAAACTTCCACTTCGTCGGGTGTTCTCTTCCCGGGAAAGTTTGCGTCCGGtagagaagaagcagaagaagaagaaaacgctCATACAGAGAAAAGCAAAGGCAGAAAGGCGTTGTCCATGGTAATCAAATTTTTTATTACTTCTTCACCTGGTTTCATGGCGTTTTCTTTAGCCCAACACGGTTACACAACCCCAAAGCCGCCGGTTGCTTTCCCGTGCTATGTGGACGTTGCGTGTGTAACGCGCCCGTGCccgcccaaatagccagaattgcttaagcagctcattttggcacgctaaagatcgctgctctaattcgccttttgcagtagataaacagcatcaaagttccaggcggtccttctaaatagcgcctaagcagcttccttaagctacggtgctggggattatttttctttgtgttttattttcaagcaagcgtcatcgattaaataaacaacaggatttgttttg encodes the following:
- the LOC1278791 gene encoding chymotrypsin-2-like isoform X1, whose protein sequence is MKTFDSIAPVLGLVAAVLGFVTVAAALPQQANSVSPRIAGGEDAADGQFPFQVALINEGLVYCGGTVVNRRWILTAAACITGKALSDVQLFVGSADRLTGGRNVTAERFVIHPDFNAQTYANDIALVRMAESLAFTGNELQPIRLATDFFETATNATVSGWGRFAISNNQLPTRLQFIRTDVIGSEDCAEQFEEPYRSRISDRTICTSNQANQGVCLGDAGGPLVLDGELVGVQSWSIPCGTGLPDVYERVSHHRAWILAITLL
- the LOC1278791 gene encoding chymotrypsin-2-like isoform X2, whose translation is MKTFDSIAPVLGLVAAVLGFVTVAAALPQQANFSPRIAGGEDAADGQFPFQVALINEGLVYCGGTVVNRRWILTAAACITGKALSDVQLFVGSADRLTGGRNVTAERFVIHPDFNAQTYANDIALVRMAESLAFTGNELQPIRLATDFFETATNATVSGWGRFAISNNQLPTRLQFIRTDVIGSEDCAEQFEEPYRSRISDRTICTSNQANQGVCLGDAGGPLVLDGELVGVQSWSIPCGTGLPDVYERVSHHRAWILAITLL